CAATAGACACATTTCAATACCTGAAACAAggcaaaaagatcaaaactttaacTCCCATATAAACTTTAACCCAAAACGAATTGATGAAATAGATAACCTAAAAAAACGAATTTTAGAGGGAAATTGAAGAAACTAAAAGCAGCCCACATAATTTTTGCGAGATTGAAACGAAACCCAGAAAGGTGCAAAGATGATTTATGTTACTTCACCTTTGACGCgtcttcgttttttcttttgctctcgattctcaaaacctaaaccacaagcaaaaaaagaagagaagtttcaagagcttcacttttttttttggtttgttgcgTTTTAGTGACcttttttagggttcttaatgggttttattttttttgagatatatttttttgaccaaaaatatattatcaaataggacttttatttattattattattttaattctttgaAATAGTAAAATGATTTTGAGTATTATTTGACCACACAAAATCAAAGCAACGTCTCCACAACGTGTCTCACGTGGATAAATAAAGGCCTACTTGTTATTCATTTTTCCATTTgctaaaataaatttatctttcaCAATCCATGCTGCTATTAAACACAAAAATGTGTGAGAAGCTTTTTAATTAATGAAGTTTGTTTTCTgcgtacaaaaaaaaacaattccaaatcTCATTGTAAGTAACTTGAACAAAGTTGGAAATAAAGATCCAAATGAAAATGGTTGTTCTTCAAGGACCTAAACAAATGCTATGGTATTGCGCTTCTTAAGCCACAAGTGTGCTTGCGGTAGTAGACTCGCTGCAAAGGCAAGAACAAGAAATAGGATCAATATTCAAAAGTAATATGATCAATCATCGAGATCTTTAAGAAAACTCTTTGTAAAAGTACTTACTACTTCCAGACGGGAGGGAGCTTCTTGGTCTTCTTGTAATAACGAGCAAGACGGTGGATTCTGCTCTCTACAAGAATCAGTCTAAACTTAGAATCCTTATCTTTCCTGTTCCTCTCAAGATGCTTGCGGATAGCAACTGCTTTCTTGATAAGGTGATACAGATCCTCAGGAATTTCGGGGGCAAGACCTTAAATCAAACTTACAAGAACTCTTTTAGTTTTAATCTGTAGGAAACAGACACTAAAGAAGACTCCaaacaaaatgataaaaaaaaaaaaaaaaaggttaccaTGAGCTTTGAGGATTCTAAGAATCTTGCTTCCGGTAACACTTTTCACTTGTGGGATTCCGTGAGAGTCACGAAGAATGACACCGATCTGAGATGGTGTCAAACCTTTCTTTGCAAACTTACAAATGGAATCATCAACCTATATGGTTCCATCAACACAAACATCAAATACATTACTCTTACAGCCGCATCATGTCACTGAGAGACCAGCACCAACAGATTAAATCAATACATCAACACAAACATCATGATCAATTAGACTTAACATGTTACTCCCAAAACCATATCAAGTAACATCACAAGGAGAGAGACAAGCAAACACATGAAATCTCCAAGATTACAATACTTTGTTCTCATATACTAAATGAAAATGATTCTCAACTCGTCACCTAAACTATGATTAAGGCCTATGCTCGTTGCCAAacaaatctaaatctaaatctaaataaGAATCTTGCTTACATCTTGAGATGTTATCTTGACCCAAGCGGGTGGTGGACGCTTATACGGCAAAGCAGATGCTGAGATACCCTTACTACAGAGCACAAAAACAGATACGGAGTTATTAGAGAACTTAGTTGTAATTCAAAATTCCCAATCagataggaagaagaagaagaagaaacgaaccCTCTACTGTGCATACGACCCATGGCGGCGACGGTGAACGGAGCTTCTCTTCTCTGAGATCCTTCTTCCTCCGGCTAAGACTGCGCtttagaaaaaccaaaaccctaatatGCTTTCTTCTATGTATTGTTTTTAGTTCCAAAAACCCTTTTAGGCCTTTTTTATAGGCCCATTATAAGACAAAAAGCCTGAAATAAACGGAGAATTAGATGACGTCGTTTCAGgctcttttaagttttagtaAATGTTGGGtttacttatatttattttttgttctttgatccAATATCTAATTGTTTACTAGATTTATAGATTGAGTTTTTACATTTGAAGAAGAGTTTCTACGGTCCAGATGTTGTAAGTGTATgtgttttgatataaaaatataaaattattgtcatAATTCTTTCTTTAACGATGATTGTTTCTATCCAATTTAGCacataataattcaaaaattaaaatctttaaatctttcattttaaaagaaaaacatgttttactaGTCCGGATTCATATTCCATATCGcagagaaaatgaaagaaaaaaacaaagacatgcGAATCTGGGTGTATTTTAAACTAGGGCTGGGCATTCCGGTAATCCGTTCGGGTTCAGGTATTATCCATTTGGATTcaggtaaacgggtttagaaaaatagaaccattgggtatttttagatatatgggttcagtttggtttgggtactatcgggttcgggtcggtttggattacaaattttagaacccgattagtatccgaactaccgggtacccgaaaaaatataattaaatttaaataaatttagttaaattttgacttacatgacaaaatattttagatattttgattattttttatatttaggtataaaactaaatgaaatattcaaaattataattataattttggagtaattgcattatattaatgataaatattataaatatgtttatatgttcgggtttaatgggtacccaaacgggtacNNNNNNNNNNNNNNNNNNNNNNNNNNNNNNNNNNNNNNNNNNNNNNNNNNNNNNNNNNNNNNNNNNNNNNNNNNNNNNNNNNNNNNNNNNNNNttcgggtcggtttgggttacaaattttagaacccgattagtacccgaactaccgggtacccgaaaaaatataattaaatttaaataaatttagttaaattttgacttacataacaaaatattttagatattttgattatttttgatatttaggtataaaactaaatgaaatattcaaaattataattataattttggggtaattgcattatattaatgataaatattataaatatgtttatatgttcgggtttaatgggtacccaaacgggtactgGGTATTACCCGATCCTAACCCGTACCCAcgagtattagaaaatagaacccaatagagtTTTATAGGAAAATCCatacccaacccgaacccggttattcgggtcgggttccgggttgggtattcgggtacggtttttatgcccaagCCTAtttcaaactatttatttatttgaggcattaattttttttttgagtcattcatttttttattggtaaCCAAATTATAAGCGGTTGAATCTCCAatggccttttttttttttttttttttaacaaaaaggtTCTTTCTTAAAAGGAAATCATGAACCAGACACATCACTTTGTGCTCTTAGATTCAATCCAACAAATAACTCACATTGATAGTCTAgcaagagaggaagaagatatacACTGACAGAATTACCAATGAAAAAGACTAGTTCTACATTTACTATTAAGTCATCGGTACCAAGAGATAGGAGTAGAGTTGGTCTGGGGAAGTTGTGGTACCATACAATGAAGTTGTTGCTGCTACTGCTGCCACTGATGCAACCCTCCCACCAGCTGCGGCTGCTGCTGTGGCAGCGATGCTTCTTCCATCAACTCATCCTCACCATCTAACTCAGTGATCTCTGTCGCAGGCGGTTCCTCAAAGGACTGGAA
The sequence above is a segment of the Camelina sativa cultivar DH55 chromosome 10, Cs, whole genome shotgun sequence genome. Coding sequences within it:
- the LOC104719180 gene encoding 40S ribosomal protein S13-2, yielding MGRMHSRGKGISASALPYKRPPPAWVKITSQDVDDSICKFAKKGLTPSQIGVILRDSHGIPQVKSVTGSKILRILKAHGLAPEIPEDLYHLIKKAVAIRKHLERNRKDKDSKFRLILVESRIHRLARYYKKTKKLPPVWKYESTTASTLVA